Genomic DNA from Parasteatoda tepidariorum isolate YZ-2023 chromosome 3, CAS_Ptep_4.0, whole genome shotgun sequence:
tattatattccataaactttttaataattaactaaatatgcTTGAACTATGAACTCACTGACATAAGGAAAAGTTTTGAGAGATGTAAATACTTTGGGGGCCCCGAGTTTATGTGATTGGGCACAAAAGCCCGAGATTCAGTCCCAGGGAGGCAGAAAATTCCCagagcatatttttttccttttctttttttaatttctctcaaCTTTTATGGTTGGtaaattaaatcacatttttttttaacaataagttgtttttttgttaaatattcttataaaatttagtttttgtattgttaaaattttttgatatttttttttttaatcaagaaaaaaaattcttttaattttacattatttttgaataaactagCTTGTGTGttgaatatatttgaatttatgataCTACTCACAAATttaaggaattcaaattaatagacaaattgatatataattatttatttgtgtgacatttaatataacaaatttaaaaaaaaaaaaaaaaaaaaaattattttactcttgTCTATCAAGGCAGTCCCCATTCTTCTTTCTTGCAAGGATAATTTTCTGGTCTATTATTTTACAAGGAAAAGTCTtgcaaagtgaattttttttacaataaaaattttatagcaatttttttccttttttatagtcttttttctttaaattacacATAAAATTTCCTCTGGGCTGCCTAAATTTCCCGAACCTTATTTGCGTGATCACACACATTCAGCATCATCAGACTTACCAACTCTCAGGCTTAAAGACAAAGAGTTAGCAAGTCTGCAATCAGCAAGTCCTTCTCCTAAGTGGACAATTATTTTGGTTCTAATGGTGATAGCAAGGTTTCACTGCATAGACTGCTAAATGTTTAAATAGAGGACATAGTATAAATAACTAACCCAAATCTTGAGCAGCCGAATCATTTGATATATCACTGGTGCTAGCACAAGAATAAAGGTAAGTTTCAAGCCTAGACTGATTGAGCGTCACTGTTGCTTGCAAATCCTCTTTCTGAGTACAAGCTTTAGCTTTAGATACTGCTTCCTTCTTGGTTACTGCCTTGGgcagttttttagttttattttccctTCCAACATTTTTACGCTTGGAATGCTTAGCAGGAACAGTGCtcaactttttacttttaatattttcattagtaTCAACAGCTTCCTTGTTCatctaacaataaataaagaggattaaagtaactataaaaaaaaaagataaagcaTGGTTACagttagtaaatattattctacATACAAAGAAgcaagtataaatattttttacattgatgagtaagcattaaaaatgatttcgaactttagaaattttaactaaaaatataagtgctacttcaaaataattaagaaaaagaattttttctcttttttcctcTAAAAACTGTCATGtcattatctaaaaattatcatgtattatttattaacagtaATATGCTATGCATAACacatgtacagtgtgcaaaaaaaaaggtccatcttgaataacttttatctaatgatcACATCTTCacgctctaggactcaatcttaatgccTCGAGAGGGTgaccacaaatatgctaattaataacggcaaatgatattttaagttacaaaataaaatacaaaaacgtactttctctgaataaacacacctttttttaatgcattcagATTTCTGAACCTCAAAACAtagggggtagctgcaatctgggaaatatggcccCAATAGCTTGGTTAGGAGAGTGGTATTTCATTATagcttgagaactttttaagagaacgaaaaaaaatttgcactcaatcataaaatttgcttatccaaaaataattccatacaaaaaataacctttaataaatatttattactttatttaataatatttttgaaaaaaatttgaatagtaaggtatacaattttttgcatcattttaaagaataaaattttacatgataaaatactaaaattgagcaaaatccgccgaatagtttctgagaaattgaattttaaatatctgactaaCTTATTTGACTTAAGATATAGTATTACAAAACAGaactaataacaaaacaaatagaatCATAAGCATGGTATAGTacggctttgaggagaactcctccagactgaCAGTTtggggctgtctgctgctatggtaacaagcaagagcacatttctaatgggggtgaaatggaggaaagaagGTGTTGATTGGTTTACTCACGACGACCTACGCTATGATTAAGAtaaaactattcaccccacaGCCCTATTTGAAGTGGCTTTTGCTCGTTGCCCTGGCAGGCTCCGCCAGGACGCAAGACGGGTGTCTGGAGGAAGTTCTCCTGAGAGATGCACTATACTTCATCatggaagtaaaaaaatatttgaattgctACTGTGGAAACATGAACTACTTTCAGGTTTAAGGAACAACTGTAGTTGGCAAACAGCATTACTCTAACACATCAATAGattcataaaggaaaaaatatttaaaaaaaaaaaaaaacttttacccCAATAGTTTACATActaaaactaagaaataaaaaaagttttaatgaaaattactgGTAGGCACAGAGTTgatctgcaaaataaaatatttttaagtggaaCAGTAATATAGAATCTAAATCTGCAATCTACTAaggttaatttttatacattcacAAAAACAGAACTCTGGTAGAAGAGAAAACCCCAACacaattttagattaaaaaattatttaatttcacaaattcacaaaaataaggccttttaaaataagtttgtacAAATCACcagtttttgtgatttttcacaaaaaaaggattatttttttgctaatttttttacaaagatgaTAAAAGACTACAATGCTAAgaatccaaaaaatttaaaattttactcttatgaatgattttgctaaaaagcagttaagattattaagaaaaagcaataaaaactaaagatagattaaatgagttctttgaaatatttaaaaaaaaataaacattttaaggaGGAGGGGGGTGAAGGACACATGTAGTGGTTAGGGGTGACACTCTTCAAAAATCTCAagactaaaactatttttatggttaattttcttttttttagtacaaaatacaagattttagttttaaaaaaaatacaattaatcaaaaacaaaattcattaacaGTAGGTATTTTATCAAAcccaaatcaaattaataaaacaattaaaaacagtttttattgatttatttttttgctaaaattaacaagttaggaatgaaaatttattagctgtgtaaggcagtgtttcccaaagtgtggtacatgtacccccaggggtatgGGAAC
This window encodes:
- the LOC107442000 gene encoding uncharacterized protein isoform X2, whose product is MMTRKIFQELQQSTVNVRGSTKMKEGENMNKEAVDTNENIKSKKLSTVPAKHSKRKNVGRENKTKKLPKAVTKKEAVSKAKACTQKEDLQATVTLNQSRLETYLYSCASTSDISNDSAAQDLGNCTTMNKSISEDIQLLTSEKPSQAYWQEIAEQRRIAHEKTVLENEMAGLLDE